The following coding sequences lie in one Micromonospora sp. R77 genomic window:
- a CDS encoding DUF6308 family protein: MTAAVTIDVTAGFSGDVLPPVPIDEAASRILAYCTSRHSGWAVYDLAGISARSTGLLDEVSTWSLLLANALNGRIELKHIADFDLARRREFAHRIGRIPADQDLHHLTHDQLNAVIHACQFGFDGAWAPRITKLAALYRPRAVPVLDGYVGMAFGYQRDDLSLKVQRFGLNRQERIAAIVEAMAAYLHDHPGTLAQLRAEVSPTVPELAAAQPGSQRPLIADLRLLDMVVWTAMDDRLATGSGLPPKWLGRPPGAHIPCEAVAPVPITALAVDSADRPPGSVD; encoded by the coding sequence ATGACAGCGGCGGTGACCATCGACGTAACGGCGGGCTTCTCCGGAGATGTGCTGCCTCCGGTCCCGATCGACGAGGCAGCGAGCAGGATCTTGGCGTACTGCACCTCCCGACACAGTGGATGGGCTGTCTACGACCTGGCTGGTATCAGCGCCAGGTCGACCGGCCTGCTCGACGAGGTTTCCACGTGGTCGCTGTTGCTCGCCAACGCCCTTAATGGCCGGATCGAGCTCAAGCACATCGCCGACTTCGACCTGGCACGCCGACGCGAGTTCGCCCATCGAATCGGTCGCATCCCAGCAGACCAGGATCTGCACCACCTCACTCACGACCAGCTAAACGCGGTCATCCACGCGTGCCAGTTCGGGTTCGACGGCGCCTGGGCCCCGAGGATCACGAAGCTCGCCGCGCTGTACCGACCTCGGGCCGTCCCCGTGTTAGACGGCTACGTCGGAATGGCCTTCGGCTACCAGCGTGACGATCTCAGCCTCAAGGTTCAGCGGTTCGGCCTCAATCGCCAAGAGCGCATCGCCGCGATCGTGGAAGCGATGGCGGCGTACCTCCACGACCATCCGGGCACACTGGCTCAACTACGAGCGGAGGTGTCGCCGACGGTACCCGAACTGGCGGCAGCGCAGCCAGGAAGCCAGCGCCCCCTGATCGCGGATCTCCGGCTGCTAGACATGGTCGTGTGGACGGCGATGGACGATCGCCTCGCTACCGGCTCAGGATTGCCACCGAAATGGCTCGGCCGGCCACCCGGAGCCCACATTCCATGCGAGGCAGTCGCTCCGGTGCCCATCACCGCACTGGCTGTAGACAGCGCAGACCGCCCCCCAGGCAGCGTCGACTGA
- a CDS encoding protein-L-isoaspartate O-methyltransferase, which produces MTAVDPLLASVPEQFYVHNEDRGETLHRSTAEAIHRDVIALDVRDGDNVLEIGTGTGYSGALLAARAGATGRVTSVDISDHLTAWADRLHRQRGITTITCRTADGMNGYPPHAPYQRIVAWCTPPRLPRAWVDQLAPGGRIVACLPIAAQPSTTLVATITLTAGHPHVETVTFGGYAQSTPTAVDDALTLPGRWVDHHTDHPRPAWISIGWRDHDDPHRTGARTALRLLRSPGHTETYHHTPLDWLSWTAYSVIAGGPHRSFVALDDGRRGIGHTTAATAAVILADGTILANSADSSSLTALRWWLHRWEQAGRPDATWFHTCLVRNGEEDLPGWDLRVTASASQ; this is translated from the coding sequence ATGACCGCTGTCGACCCGCTGCTCGCCAGCGTTCCCGAGCAGTTCTACGTCCATAACGAGGACCGCGGAGAGACCCTGCACCGCTCTACGGCCGAGGCCATCCACCGCGACGTGATCGCCCTGGACGTGCGCGACGGGGACAACGTGCTGGAGATCGGCACCGGTACCGGATACTCCGGGGCGCTCCTCGCCGCCCGCGCCGGCGCGACCGGGCGCGTGACGAGCGTCGACATCAGCGACCACCTCACCGCGTGGGCGGACCGCCTGCACCGCCAACGCGGCATCACCACCATCACCTGCCGCACCGCAGACGGCATGAACGGCTACCCGCCCCACGCCCCCTACCAGCGCATCGTTGCCTGGTGCACGCCCCCGCGCCTACCCCGAGCCTGGGTGGATCAACTCGCCCCGGGCGGCCGGATCGTGGCCTGCCTACCCATCGCCGCCCAGCCGTCCACCACCCTCGTCGCCACCATCACCCTGACCGCGGGACACCCCCACGTCGAAACGGTCACCTTCGGCGGGTACGCCCAGAGCACCCCCACCGCCGTCGACGACGCCCTGACCCTCCCCGGCCGCTGGGTGGACCACCACACCGACCATCCCCGACCCGCATGGATATCCATCGGCTGGCGCGACCACGACGACCCGCACCGCACCGGCGCCCGTACCGCCCTGCGCCTGCTGCGCAGCCCCGGCCACACCGAGACCTACCACCACACGCCCCTGGACTGGCTGTCCTGGACGGCCTACTCCGTGATCGCCGGCGGACCCCACCGCAGCTTCGTCGCCCTGGACGACGGCAGGCGCGGCATCGGGCACACCACCGCGGCCACCGCCGCCGTTATCCTGGCCGACGGCACCATCCTCGCCAACAGCGCCGACTCCTCGTCCCTGACCGCGCTGCGGTGGTGGCTGCACCGATGGGAGCAGGCCGGACGGCCCGACGCCACCTGGTTCCACACGTGTCTCGTCCGTAACGGTGAGGAAGACCTGCCTGGCTGGGACCTGCGAGTCACCGCCAGCGCCAGCCAGTAA
- a CDS encoding Imm1 family immunity protein: MKMTWTYDRGDQRDNHEVELTDPNAMESLLREIQQAGEPVVLTIFSDTNDDPDELPPGIQIGLGHPTHAFAVHIADDGGYLHDPTANTPTEGLHFDFGGVPTEYPAEHLQLRPETAIQLAVTFLKTGGEPPHLVAASE, translated from the coding sequence ATGAAGATGACCTGGACCTACGACCGAGGCGACCAACGCGACAACCACGAGGTTGAACTGACCGACCCCAACGCCATGGAGTCCCTCCTCCGCGAGATCCAGCAGGCAGGCGAGCCCGTCGTTTTGACCATCTTCAGCGACACCAACGACGACCCGGACGAACTGCCGCCCGGCATCCAGATCGGGCTTGGTCACCCCACCCACGCCTTCGCGGTACACATCGCCGACGACGGCGGCTACCTCCACGACCCCACAGCGAATACCCCGACCGAAGGGCTCCACTTCGATTTCGGCGGAGTGCCCACCGAATACCCGGCTGAGCACCTACAACTTCGGCCTGAGACGGCGATACAACTGGCAGTTACTTTCCTCAAGACCGGCGGTGAACCGCCGCACCTGGTAGCTGCCAGCGAGTGA
- a CDS encoding DddA-like double-stranded DNA deaminase toxin — protein MALIGGERIPMKSGRDPAAAADLKPAYKLIATTTDHLEAKLAARMRRDHVTQAAVVTNNPPCDYTPYGCEKILSRLLPAGAQLAVYVRDDDGQVRHWRTYTGNGKAIA, from the coding sequence GTGGCGTTGATCGGTGGTGAGCGGATTCCCATGAAGTCTGGCCGTGACCCGGCCGCCGCTGCGGACCTCAAGCCGGCCTACAAGCTCATCGCTACCACCACCGACCATCTAGAGGCCAAGCTCGCCGCCCGGATGCGCCGCGACCACGTCACCCAGGCGGCTGTGGTGACGAACAATCCGCCCTGCGATTACACCCCTTACGGCTGCGAGAAGATCCTCTCTCGGCTCTTGCCGGCCGGCGCGCAGCTGGCCGTCTACGTACGCGACGATGACGGTCAGGTACGCCATTGGCGCACCTACACCGGAAACGGAAAGGCGATCGCATGA
- a CDS encoding DUF6244 family protein, which translates to MSLTDTIGADLQAMAAGLERTQQEAGAVDHAIEQVAARAVASGFAGITVGLSRAREVLGQARSRLAQADGLLGEASQSLSAVAQQPSPQETIAALTPVVAALTAIDGHLTAAASAVDEARRLVTAALQGGQPGPTLSRLQQVLQVLATVRTHGTEARQHVDTTLAQARQVGDLGN; encoded by the coding sequence ATGTCGCTGACCGACACCATTGGGGCCGATCTGCAGGCGATGGCGGCCGGGCTGGAACGGACGCAGCAGGAGGCTGGGGCTGTCGATCACGCGATCGAGCAGGTCGCCGCTCGGGCGGTAGCCTCTGGATTCGCTGGCATCACTGTGGGGTTGTCTCGCGCGCGAGAAGTACTCGGGCAGGCTCGGTCTCGGCTGGCGCAGGCCGATGGGCTTTTGGGCGAGGCATCGCAGTCGCTAAGCGCCGTAGCTCAACAGCCGTCACCGCAGGAGACGATCGCGGCGCTCACGCCGGTAGTGGCCGCGCTGACCGCCATCGACGGGCACCTTACCGCAGCGGCATCCGCGGTCGACGAGGCGCGGCGGCTGGTCACGGCGGCCTTGCAGGGAGGGCAACCCGGTCCGACACTGTCGCGTCTGCAGCAGGTGCTGCAGGTCCTGGCCACCGTCCGGACGCACGGCACCGAAGCCCGACAGCACGTCGATACGACGCTGGCGCAGGCCCGGCAGGTCGGCGACCTGGGAAACTGA
- a CDS encoding helix-turn-helix domain-containing protein produces the protein MKATLLASKDLRPTERLIMVAIAAHTNRDGDAWPSVATIADYAGVSVRTVQRTLAKLVHLGRLAVRQVASVATRIYRLLTGRPGTLGGDNQRGGVPNDATRGDSHGLSPEAEEDHMKLRGHRTVPAGHRQPPRGHIPQRTATSSGALRRPAASSFVRTADHCPHHRGSLAANCGPCRSELLAGGLR, from the coding sequence GTGAAGGCAACTCTCCTGGCTTCCAAGGACCTCCGCCCCACCGAACGGCTCATCATGGTCGCCATCGCCGCGCACACCAACCGCGATGGAGACGCCTGGCCGTCCGTGGCCACGATCGCCGACTACGCCGGCGTCTCGGTTCGCACCGTGCAACGCACCCTGGCGAAACTGGTGCACCTCGGCCGGCTGGCCGTCCGCCAGGTCGCCTCCGTCGCCACCCGAATCTACCGTCTCCTGACCGGGCGCCCGGGCACGCTAGGGGGTGACAACCAGCGCGGCGGGGTGCCAAATGACGCCACCAGGGGTGACAGCCATGGGCTGTCACCCGAAGCAGAGGAAGACCACATGAAGCTGCGCGGCCACCGCACCGTGCCGGCCGGGCACCGGCAGCCTCCCAGAGGCCATATCCCGCAGCGAACCGCTACCTCGAGCGGAGCACTACGACGCCCAGCCGCGTCCTCCTTTGTTCGCACGGCTGATCATTGCCCCCATCACCGTGGAAGCCTGGCCGCCAATTGCGGGCCTTGCCGATCCGAACTGCTGGCCGGGGGCCTGCGGTAG
- a CDS encoding peptidase inhibitor family I36 protein, translating into MRKSVQRVAVMLGVVAATATTFAAPAQADGRGDCPGEYVCLWWDRNFTGLRWQGKYDNSSIGTANDKASSAFNNGRTCWAYLWTDPGYAGTYLPMALGSYRAYMNSDPGPSPVGSWEDIVSSVHWCSPR; encoded by the coding sequence ATGAGGAAAAGCGTGCAACGTGTGGCGGTCATGCTCGGCGTCGTTGCGGCGACGGCAACCACGTTCGCTGCGCCGGCCCAGGCCGACGGCCGCGGGGACTGCCCGGGCGAGTATGTCTGCTTGTGGTGGGACCGGAACTTCACTGGGCTGCGCTGGCAGGGCAAGTACGACAACAGCAGTATCGGCACCGCGAACGACAAGGCGTCCTCGGCGTTCAACAACGGCAGGACTTGCTGGGCCTACCTCTGGACCGATCCCGGTTACGCGGGCACGTACCTGCCCATGGCGCTCGGGTCCTACCGGGCCTACATGAACAGCGATCCCGGTCCGAGCCCGGTCGGCTCCTGGGAAGACATCGTCTCCTCGGTCCACTGGTGTTCGCCGCGCTGA
- a CDS encoding BTAD domain-containing putative transcriptional regulator — MLTLRLLGPMQLHAAGVPVDVGPLRQRMVLAALAIDAGKPLRTEVLIDRVWGQALPQRSRHNLHVYVARIRKVLSEASDLSSHTATLTRRSSGYVLEVDLDAIDVHRFQSMLNRALHNRDPVQERAELLKAALDLWRDRPLADLSGEWFEQVREQWQQKRLVALTSWGAAAVELNTPELALPELLRANAEHPLVETLVAALMRAYAAAGRGAEALWQYAATRKLLAEQLGTEPGPELQALHGELLRGDHLGVSSLAAMSRPRQTEPKGLRIRAADRILDGRTRPAQLPRAVPHLVGRETELATLDKVAVGPTVVVVSGMAGVGKTALVVHWAHRAAREFPDGQLYFDLGGFGPAEVPIPPEVALGDFLQALGVPSLRMPIGLTALAALYRSLLITRRILIVLDNVRTADQVRPLLPATSTSVVLVTSRDRLTGLVAATAAQPLPLGPLTPPAARALLRSRLGHRRGATADGLSDIVAACGGLPLALTIAGARLATRPLLSIPQLAAELLAAGTLDALDGEDPYTDVRTVLSWSYRALTDRPARLFRLLAVQHWQNITVPAAASVAGMSPAQADRALAALARLHLIDESAPGRFLQHDVLHRYATELLHAKETAAERSAARDRLLAHYAGTAVAAARLLEPHREMPPVPTVGPDVYPAVLSDVDTARQWLDTNRAELVNAAREAYATGAYPAAGLIAAALATYLQRHGHWHDQAAVARIALRAAVRLGDPAARALAHRGTARALIRLHRHAEAEVHLRRSLRVARRLGDRLGQARALNGLALVAQHRRRYAEALRLNGESLALFLAAGHLSGAASTLNDIGWQQNLLGRHRRALTSCEQARVWLERLGDIHGQACAWDSLGHIHAQLGSHGRAARCFHEAVRLFRLLGERYLQAQALINSGVNEMARARRQHAVRSWHDALVILEGLGSPEARSVGRLLAASRTHSGPPADGPVDQPYKYEAAAGQHGRQPGHGDGARPTCR, encoded by the coding sequence GTGCTGACGTTGCGACTCCTCGGTCCGATGCAGCTGCACGCCGCTGGTGTTCCAGTGGATGTGGGCCCGCTTAGGCAACGGATGGTTCTCGCGGCGCTTGCGATCGACGCGGGGAAGCCGTTGCGGACGGAGGTGCTGATCGATCGGGTTTGGGGGCAGGCTCTACCGCAACGGTCGCGCCACAACCTGCACGTCTACGTAGCGCGGATCCGCAAGGTGCTCTCCGAGGCCAGCGACCTCAGCAGTCATACCGCCACCCTGACCCGGCGGTCGAGTGGTTACGTACTCGAGGTGGACTTGGATGCCATCGATGTTCACCGCTTCCAGTCCATGCTCAACCGCGCTCTGCACAACCGCGATCCGGTGCAGGAGCGAGCGGAACTGCTGAAGGCCGCACTCGACCTGTGGCGTGATCGTCCGTTGGCCGACCTTTCCGGCGAGTGGTTCGAGCAGGTGCGTGAGCAATGGCAGCAGAAGCGCCTGGTCGCCCTCACCTCCTGGGGGGCCGCAGCGGTGGAACTCAACACGCCGGAACTCGCGCTCCCCGAACTCCTCAGGGCCAACGCCGAACATCCGCTGGTGGAGACCCTGGTCGCGGCGTTGATGCGGGCGTACGCCGCAGCCGGCCGGGGCGCGGAGGCACTGTGGCAGTACGCGGCGACCCGTAAATTGTTGGCGGAGCAACTGGGGACCGAGCCGGGGCCCGAGCTCCAAGCTCTGCACGGTGAACTGCTTCGCGGCGACCACCTGGGGGTGTCCTCCCTGGCGGCGATGAGCCGTCCGCGACAGACAGAGCCGAAGGGTCTGCGCATCCGTGCGGCGGACCGCATCCTCGACGGACGCACCCGGCCGGCGCAGTTGCCGCGCGCGGTGCCTCATCTCGTCGGCCGGGAGACCGAGCTGGCGACACTTGACAAGGTTGCGGTCGGCCCGACCGTAGTGGTCGTCTCAGGTATGGCAGGAGTGGGCAAAACAGCCCTAGTGGTGCACTGGGCCCACCGTGCCGCGCGCGAATTCCCGGACGGACAACTCTACTTCGATCTCGGTGGCTTCGGTCCCGCCGAGGTTCCGATCCCGCCCGAGGTGGCGCTGGGCGACTTCCTGCAGGCGCTCGGGGTGCCGTCCCTGCGGATGCCGATCGGGCTGACAGCGCTGGCGGCCCTGTACCGCAGCCTGCTCATCACCCGGCGAATACTGATCGTGCTGGACAACGTCCGTACCGCCGACCAGGTCCGCCCCCTGCTGCCCGCCACCTCCACGAGCGTGGTGCTGGTGACGAGCCGCGACCGTCTCACCGGCCTGGTCGCAGCCACCGCTGCCCAGCCGCTGCCTCTCGGCCCGCTTACGCCACCGGCCGCCCGCGCTCTGCTGCGCTCGCGGCTCGGGCACCGGCGCGGCGCGACGGCGGATGGGCTCAGCGACATCGTTGCAGCATGCGGCGGTCTTCCGCTGGCCCTGACAATCGCGGGTGCCCGCCTGGCCACCCGTCCCCTACTCTCGATACCGCAGCTGGCTGCGGAACTGCTCGCCGCCGGAACACTCGACGCCCTCGACGGCGAAGACCCCTACACCGACGTCCGCACCGTCCTGTCCTGGTCCTACCGGGCCCTGACGGATCGACCCGCACGCCTGTTCCGGCTGCTCGCGGTCCAGCACTGGCAGAACATCACGGTGCCGGCCGCCGCCAGCGTCGCCGGCATGTCCCCGGCGCAGGCCGACCGGGCGCTAGCCGCACTCGCCCGCCTGCATTTGATCGACGAGTCGGCGCCCGGACGATTCCTCCAGCACGACGTTCTCCACCGGTACGCCACCGAACTGCTGCACGCTAAAGAGACCGCCGCCGAGCGCAGCGCGGCGCGCGACCGGCTGCTCGCGCACTACGCGGGCACTGCCGTCGCCGCCGCACGGCTGCTCGAACCTCACCGCGAAATGCCGCCGGTGCCGACCGTCGGGCCGGACGTGTACCCGGCAGTGCTGAGCGACGTCGATACGGCCCGGCAATGGCTGGACACCAACCGGGCCGAACTGGTGAACGCTGCGCGAGAGGCATATGCGACCGGCGCCTACCCGGCGGCCGGGCTGATCGCCGCCGCTCTGGCCACCTACCTGCAACGGCATGGACACTGGCATGATCAAGCCGCCGTCGCGCGCATCGCGCTGCGCGCGGCAGTACGCCTCGGTGACCCCGCAGCGCGTGCGCTCGCGCATCGGGGTACGGCACGCGCGTTGATCCGCCTGCACCGGCACGCCGAAGCCGAGGTGCATCTGCGCCGTTCCCTGCGCGTGGCCCGGCGCCTCGGCGACCGCTTGGGGCAGGCGCGGGCACTGAACGGTCTGGCTCTTGTGGCGCAACACCGCCGCCGCTACGCCGAAGCGCTACGCCTCAACGGCGAGAGCCTGGCCCTGTTCCTTGCCGCCGGCCACCTCAGTGGCGCCGCGTCCACGCTCAACGACATCGGCTGGCAACAGAACCTGCTCGGACGGCACCGGCGCGCCCTCACCTCGTGCGAACAGGCTCGGGTCTGGCTCGAACGGCTCGGCGACATACACGGCCAGGCATGCGCCTGGGACAGCCTGGGCCACATACACGCCCAGCTCGGCAGCCACGGGCGGGCGGCCCGGTGCTTCCACGAGGCGGTACGGCTGTTCCGGCTACTCGGCGAGCGGTACCTGCAGGCACAGGCTCTGATCAATAGCGGTGTCAACGAGATGGCTCGGGCGAGGCGTCAACATGCTGTTCGGTCGTGGCACGATGCGCTGGTAATCCTGGAAGGGCTGGGCAGCCCGGAGGCGCGATCCGTTGGTCGCCTGCTGGCGGCCAGCCGGACGCACTCCGGGCCGCCCGCAGATGGGCCCGTCGATCAGCCGTACAAGTACGAAGCGGCTGCTGGCCAGCACGGACGACAGCCCGGTCACGGGGACGGAGCGCGCCCCACCTGCCGTTGA
- a CDS encoding IS630 family transposase — protein sequence MGRRPEVFVRALSMAEGQRLQKITRTAKNPVKLRRAIVVLMSGQGQPAPDIAYLLKATEDYVRDVIHAFNERGFDALDPKWRGGTPNKINEQTRDWICVIARCDPRFLGQPFSTWSLSKLRDYLIATGQVDTISIETVRRILHERGVTWQTSKTWKASNDPDFTAKMRRVLDLYDHPPAGGRVICVDEFGPLNLQPRPGKAWKPQGNPVRLRATYHRDHGVRHMIASLDLATGRIHYRIRDRKRSSEFLDFLKTLRRRWPGQTLHLILDNFSPHKHPTVRAWCQANDVELVFLPTYSSWLNWIEAEFAALRYFALNGTDHRTHAEQDTVIGDYIRWHNQRARPKTGYATKSKIRHPDYPFKAA from the coding sequence GTGGGACGACGCCCGGAGGTGTTCGTGCGGGCGCTGTCGATGGCCGAGGGCCAGCGGCTGCAGAAGATCACGCGGACCGCGAAGAACCCGGTCAAGCTGCGCCGGGCGATCGTGGTTCTGATGTCTGGCCAGGGCCAGCCGGCGCCCGACATCGCGTACCTGCTCAAGGCCACCGAGGACTACGTCCGCGACGTGATCCACGCGTTCAACGAGCGGGGGTTCGACGCGCTGGACCCAAAATGGAGAGGGGGCACACCGAACAAGATCAATGAGCAGACCCGCGACTGGATCTGTGTGATCGCCCGGTGTGACCCCCGCTTCCTCGGCCAGCCGTTCTCGACCTGGTCGCTGTCCAAGCTGCGTGACTACCTGATCGCCACTGGCCAGGTGGACACGATCAGCATCGAGACCGTCCGGCGGATCCTGCACGAACGCGGCGTCACCTGGCAGACGTCGAAGACGTGGAAAGCCAGCAACGACCCGGACTTCACCGCCAAGATGCGTCGGGTCCTCGACCTCTACGACCATCCACCGGCCGGCGGCCGGGTCATCTGCGTCGACGAGTTCGGGCCGCTGAACCTGCAGCCCCGGCCGGGCAAAGCCTGGAAACCGCAGGGCAACCCGGTCCGACTCCGGGCGACTTACCACCGTGACCACGGTGTCCGGCACATGATCGCCAGCCTCGACCTGGCCACCGGACGAATCCACTACCGGATCCGGGACCGGAAACGATCGAGCGAGTTCCTCGACTTCCTCAAGACCCTGCGGCGCCGCTGGCCAGGACAGACGCTGCATCTGATCCTGGACAACTTCTCCCCGCACAAGCACCCCACCGTCCGGGCCTGGTGCCAGGCCAACGACGTTGAGCTGGTCTTCCTGCCGACCTACAGCTCCTGGCTGAACTGGATCGAAGCCGAGTTCGCCGCTTTGCGCTACTTCGCCCTCAACGGCACCGACCACCGCACCCACGCCGAGCAGGACACCGTCATCGGCGACTACATCCGCTGGCACAACCAGCGCGCCCGTCCGAAAACGGGATACGCGACCAAGTCCAAGATCCGCCACCCAGATTACCCCTTCAAGGCCGCGTGA
- a CDS encoding endonuclease/exonuclease/phosphatase family protein: MANDLTVMTWNVENLFRPDGTDSSAAENYAAKLAYLSALIAGTGADVVALQEVGSPDAAEDLRAALGEPWQGVVSAHPDHRGIRVAVLARHPLTEEAQVTALPPAGLPAVPDVDGQTLTHLGRGAVQVHVDCGDRGLRLVTAHLKSKLLTYPGGRRYPLNEDERARGAGYALLRRSAEAVAVRVHLNTVLASSAVDGQPGVPTILCGDFNDGPDAVTTVLLEGPADGDVHRPDKGDSVRLYNLGRRLPAARAYSRIYQGRGELIDHILATRDLQLRLVSIDCLVDDITSIGASTRGRDAAIVPDHAPVVARFTRP, from the coding sequence TTGGCCAACGATCTGACCGTGATGACCTGGAACGTGGAAAACCTGTTCCGGCCTGACGGCACCGATTCCTCAGCCGCGGAAAACTATGCGGCGAAGCTGGCTTACCTGTCCGCGCTCATCGCAGGCACCGGCGCTGACGTCGTCGCGTTGCAGGAGGTCGGCTCGCCGGATGCCGCTGAGGACCTCCGGGCGGCCTTGGGTGAGCCATGGCAAGGGGTCGTCTCCGCTCACCCTGACCACCGTGGGATCCGTGTCGCCGTCCTCGCCCGGCATCCCCTCACCGAGGAGGCACAGGTGACCGCGCTGCCGCCAGCGGGCCTACCGGCGGTTCCGGATGTGGACGGTCAGACGCTCACGCATTTGGGTCGCGGGGCGGTGCAGGTGCATGTCGACTGCGGCGACCGAGGCCTGCGGTTGGTCACCGCTCACCTCAAAAGCAAGCTGCTGACCTATCCGGGCGGTCGGCGCTACCCGCTGAACGAAGACGAACGCGCCCGGGGCGCCGGCTACGCGCTTCTGCGACGCAGCGCCGAGGCCGTCGCCGTGCGCGTTCACCTCAACACCGTCCTCGCCTCGTCCGCTGTCGACGGGCAGCCCGGTGTGCCGACGATCCTGTGCGGTGATTTCAACGACGGTCCCGATGCCGTCACGACCGTCCTGCTCGAAGGGCCTGCCGACGGGGACGTTCACCGCCCGGACAAGGGCGATTCGGTCCGGCTGTACAACCTTGGACGCCGCCTTCCCGCCGCCCGGGCCTACTCCCGCATCTACCAGGGCCGCGGTGAACTGATCGACCACATCCTCGCCACCCGCGACCTCCAGCTCCGCCTGGTCAGCATCGACTGTCTCGTTGACGACATCACCTCCATCGGCGCGTCCACCCGCGGCCGGGACGCCGCCATCGTGCCCGACCACGCCCCGGTCGTCGCTCGCTTCACCAGGCCGTAG
- a CDS encoding HNH endonuclease family protein encodes MRDTQIPTRSSLRRRIAATATAALAATCLVAVNAQPAMATPPGIPSKTTAQSQLNALTVAAQGSTSGYSRDLFPHWITISGTCNTREQVLKRDGTSVVVDSSCAATSGRWYSPYDGATWTVASDLDIDHVVPLAEAWRSGASSWTTSRRQSFANDLTHPQLIAVTDNVNQAKGDQDPSTWQPPLSSYRCTYSKMWISVKYTWGLTLQSSEKSALQTMLNTCSA; translated from the coding sequence ATGCGCGACACCCAGATCCCCACCCGATCCTCGCTACGGCGACGCATCGCCGCCACGGCCACTGCGGCGCTCGCCGCCACGTGCCTGGTGGCCGTGAACGCGCAACCGGCGATGGCCACGCCTCCGGGAATCCCGTCCAAGACGACGGCACAGTCGCAGCTCAACGCGTTGACGGTGGCGGCGCAGGGCTCGACCAGCGGCTACTCTCGCGATCTGTTCCCGCACTGGATCACCATCAGCGGCACCTGCAACACCCGCGAGCAGGTCCTCAAGCGTGACGGCACCTCCGTCGTGGTCGACAGTTCCTGCGCCGCGACGTCGGGCCGCTGGTACAGCCCCTACGACGGCGCCACCTGGACGGTCGCCTCCGACCTCGATATCGACCACGTCGTACCCCTCGCCGAGGCTTGGCGCTCCGGCGCCAGTTCTTGGACCACCAGCCGCCGGCAGAGCTTCGCCAACGACCTGACCCACCCGCAGCTGATCGCCGTCACTGACAACGTCAACCAGGCCAAGGGCGACCAGGACCCCTCCACCTGGCAGCCGCCGCTGTCGTCGTACCGGTGCACCTACAGCAAGATGTGGATCTCGGTGAAATACACGTGGGGCTTGACCCTGCAGTCGTCGGAAAAGTCCGCCCTGCAGACCATGCTCAACACCTGCAGCGCCTGA
- a CDS encoding Imm50 family immunity protein codes for MGNASWVDLLLEPRGIRAIYGEDPPTLTAVDLHDLVLHRDGPRATLRLDLAQFPRKPPKKWADQGFNVVQVQLTLVDVQHLSIAGWSTHATLDLEINRTDEVLSLRTKNGPVILSIDARWLVLSHLQAYRRFP; via the coding sequence ATGGGAAATGCTTCCTGGGTTGACCTCTTGTTGGAGCCGCGCGGGATCCGAGCCATCTATGGCGAGGATCCGCCAACGCTGACGGCAGTTGATCTTCACGACTTGGTCCTTCACCGCGACGGGCCACGGGCTACCTTGCGGCTTGACCTCGCTCAGTTCCCGCGGAAGCCGCCGAAGAAGTGGGCTGATCAAGGCTTCAACGTTGTTCAAGTCCAACTCACCTTGGTGGATGTACAGCATCTGTCCATCGCCGGCTGGTCGACCCACGCCACGCTTGACCTCGAAATCAATCGAACCGACGAAGTGCTTTCGCTGAGAACGAAGAATGGGCCAGTTATATTGAGCATCGACGCGAGATGGCTCGTACTGTCGCACCTGCAGGCATACCGCCGCTTCCCCTAG